One Methanocalculus alkaliphilus genomic region harbors:
- the ablA gene encoding lysine 2,3-aminomutase codes for MELSSHNPKSGEYHNSIGEDAPQWRDWRWQIAHTVRSLSMLEKVLGITFPPEERKKLQKTIDTFPLAATPYYLSLIKAEDYANDPIFRQAVPVPDELRVDECEFEDPLAEDSDSPVPGITHRYPDRVLFLVSNVCAMYCRHCTRKRRVGDRDRIPTWEEMEAGITYIREHPEVRDVLLSGGDPLMLPDDLLDRILTELRAIPHVEVIRIGSRTPVVLPFRITDGLVNVLKKHQPIWLNTHFNHPQEITPSAEKALAKLADAGIPLGNQSVLLAGVNDCPRIMKSLVQKLVKNRVRPYYLYQCDLSEGLSHFRTPVGKGIEIMENLIGHTSGFAVPTYVIDAPGGGGKIPVMPTYLISYSTNKVILRNFEGVISTYREPDNYTSIFCDRNCKDCSLQLKLESGDEQHVVGIAKLLSDYDEATALVPADSERMARREDDEE; via the coding sequence ATGGAACTATCTTCACATAACCCAAAATCCGGAGAATATCACAACTCGATAGGTGAGGATGCACCACAGTGGAGGGACTGGCGCTGGCAGATAGCCCACACCGTCAGGAGCCTCTCGATGCTTGAGAAGGTTCTTGGCATCACCTTCCCCCCCGAAGAGCGGAAGAAGCTCCAGAAGACGATCGATACGTTCCCTCTTGCCGCAACCCCGTACTACCTCTCGCTCATCAAGGCCGAGGACTATGCCAATGACCCCATCTTCCGGCAGGCCGTTCCTGTTCCGGATGAACTCAGAGTGGATGAGTGCGAGTTTGAGGATCCCCTTGCTGAGGATAGTGACAGCCCGGTTCCGGGGATCACCCACCGGTACCCGGATCGTGTCCTCTTCCTCGTCTCAAATGTCTGTGCAATGTACTGCCGCCACTGCACACGAAAGCGGAGAGTAGGAGATCGGGACAGAATCCCGACATGGGAGGAGATGGAGGCGGGCATCACCTATATTCGGGAGCATCCCGAGGTCCGGGATGTCCTCCTCTCAGGTGGTGATCCACTCATGCTCCCCGATGATCTCCTTGATCGAATCCTCACCGAACTGCGGGCGATTCCCCACGTCGAGGTGATCCGGATCGGATCGCGGACCCCTGTCGTCCTTCCATTCAGAATAACCGATGGTCTGGTGAATGTCCTCAAAAAACATCAGCCGATCTGGCTCAATACCCATTTCAATCATCCCCAGGAGATCACGCCGAGTGCGGAGAAGGCACTTGCAAAACTTGCGGATGCCGGGATTCCCCTCGGCAACCAGTCGGTTCTCCTTGCCGGAGTGAACGACTGCCCGAGGATCATGAAGTCGCTCGTCCAGAAGCTTGTCAAAAACAGGGTCAGGCCGTACTATCTCTACCAGTGTGATCTCTCTGAGGGTCTCTCGCACTTCCGGACCCCGGTCGGGAAGGGGATTGAGATCATGGAGAATCTCATCGGCCATACGAGCGGCTTTGCGGTTCCAACCTACGTCATCGATGCACCCGGGGGCGGCGGGAAGATCCCGGTGATGCCGACATATCTGATATCATACTCTACCAACAAGGTGATCCTCAGGAACTTCGAAGGGGTGATCAGCACCTACCGGGAGCCTGATAACTATACCTCGATCTTCTGTGATCGCAACTGCAAGGACTGTTCACTCCAGCTGAAACTCGAGTCCGGGGACGAGCAGCATGTCGTCGGGATCGCAAAGCTCCTCTCGGACTATGACGAGGCGACGGCGCTCGTCCCAGCCGACTCGGAGCGGATGGCACGGAGAGAGGATGACGAGGAGTGA
- a CDS encoding cupin domain-containing protein, with the protein MSEARDDAIIGVPIRPRDMITYQSETIVSRMVMMSRQGTVTLFAFDEGQGLSEHTAPFDALAFSLDGEAEITIAGTAHHLREGEMIIMPADIPHAVRPVHRFKMMLIMIHARNGEKKEETPGSDEKIVLKEEGEKSPKKDKKQKKEEKKAKKEKKKGKKQKKNEKKVKKEKKK; encoded by the coding sequence ATGTCAGAAGCGAGAGACGACGCAATCATCGGAGTTCCGATCAGGCCCCGTGATATGATCACCTATCAGTCCGAGACGATTGTATCGCGGATGGTGATGATGAGCAGGCAGGGGACGGTAACACTCTTTGCCTTCGATGAAGGCCAGGGCCTCTCAGAGCATACCGCACCCTTTGATGCCCTTGCCTTCTCTCTCGATGGAGAGGCCGAGATCACCATCGCCGGAACAGCCCATCACCTCAGGGAGGGGGAGATGATCATCATGCCGGCGGATATCCCCCATGCAGTCCGGCCGGTTCACCGGTTCAAGATGATGCTCATCATGATCCATGCCAGGAATGGAGAGAAGAAAGAGGAGACTCCTGGAAGTGATGAGAAGATTGTCCTGAAGGAAGAAGGGGAGAAGAGTCCAAAGAAGGATAAAAAGCAGAAGAAGGAAGAGAAGAAGGCAAAGAAAGAGAAGAAGAAGGGTAAAAAGCAGAAGAAGAATGAAAAGAAGGTAAAGAAAGAGAAGAAGAAGTAA
- the nadX gene encoding aspartate dehydrogenase encodes MITVGLLGCGNIGHIIAKHQKSFSITAVYDQIEARADELAAASDAHAYTDFTTFLSADFDIVVEAASVAAAQEYGEAILRSGRDFVVMSVGALSDTDFRERLVRRAKEMGRKIYVPSGAVMGLDNIKVGQISAIDTFLLRTTKSPASLSIRADAPTMIFSGKAHECIRDYPKNVNVSEALTLAAGHEVDVELWVDPKADRNIHEIFIEGEFGDAYIRVRNIPSPDNPATSYLAALSILTLLENLDNPLVIGT; translated from the coding sequence ATGATCACCGTTGGACTGCTCGGGTGTGGCAATATCGGGCATATCATCGCAAAACACCAGAAATCATTCAGTATAACAGCAGTCTATGACCAGATTGAGGCACGGGCAGACGAGCTGGCGGCAGCATCCGACGCCCATGCCTATACCGATTTTACAACATTTCTCTCAGCAGACTTTGATATCGTCGTCGAAGCAGCCTCGGTTGCCGCCGCGCAGGAGTATGGGGAGGCGATACTCAGATCCGGCCGTGACTTTGTGGTGATGAGTGTGGGGGCCCTCTCGGATACGGATTTCCGTGAACGGCTTGTCAGGAGAGCAAAAGAGATGGGCAGGAAGATCTATGTCCCATCCGGTGCGGTGATGGGCCTTGACAACATCAAGGTCGGGCAGATATCGGCCATTGATACCTTCCTCCTCAGGACGACGAAGAGTCCGGCATCCCTCTCCATCAGGGCCGATGCACCGACGATGATCTTCTCGGGAAAGGCACATGAATGCATCAGGGATTACCCAAAGAACGTCAACGTCTCTGAGGCATTGACCCTTGCCGCCGGCCATGAGGTCGATGTTGAACTCTGGGTCGATCCCAAAGCGGATCGAAATATCCATGAAATCTTCATCGAGGGTGAATTTGGGGATGCGTATATCAGGGTACGAAATATTCCAAGCCCTGACAACCCTGCAACAAGCTATCTTGCCGCACTCTCGATACTGACACTGCTTGAAAATCTTGATAACCCGCTGGTGATCGGCACATGA
- the nadA gene encoding quinolinate synthase NadA, with translation MTTDEEIRKLKEERNALILAHNYQLPEIQDVADIVGDSLELAVKASEAQESVLIVCGVLFMAETAKLLSPEKTVLIPVPDAGCPLADHLTPEMVLEARKKHPDAAVVVYVNSTAAVKAVADITCTSANAADVVRSLPEKTILFGPDANLASFVQKQVPEKDIIPLPPEGHCYVHTAFTVDQVEEARSHGCRIVCHPECRPEVQEISDLVTSTGGMVRHADECDSWFVCTEREMGYRLRSLYPDREFLLPEDAVCEDMKKTKREDLLRSLQNGVHEVIIDEDVLGPAKRAVERMIRIRR, from the coding sequence ATGACAACAGATGAAGAGATACGAAAGCTGAAGGAGGAGAGGAATGCCCTCATCCTGGCACATAATTACCAGCTGCCCGAGATCCAGGATGTTGCGGATATCGTTGGCGACAGCCTAGAGCTCGCAGTAAAGGCATCTGAAGCTCAGGAGTCCGTGCTGATCGTCTGTGGGGTCCTCTTCATGGCCGAGACAGCAAAGCTCCTCTCCCCTGAAAAGACTGTCCTGATTCCGGTCCCGGATGCCGGATGCCCGCTCGCCGATCATCTCACCCCGGAGATGGTGCTGGAGGCGCGAAAGAAGCATCCTGATGCGGCCGTCGTCGTCTACGTCAACTCAACAGCAGCCGTCAAAGCTGTAGCCGATATCACCTGTACATCAGCAAATGCCGCCGATGTCGTCAGATCACTACCGGAGAAGACGATCCTCTTTGGGCCGGATGCAAACCTCGCCTCCTTTGTGCAGAAGCAGGTTCCTGAGAAGGATATCATCCCGCTTCCCCCCGAAGGGCACTGCTATGTCCATACAGCCTTCACCGTCGACCAGGTAGAAGAGGCACGCTCCCATGGGTGCCGGATCGTCTGCCATCCCGAATGCCGCCCCGAGGTTCAGGAGATCTCTGATCTCGTCACATCGACCGGTGGGATGGTGAGGCATGCTGATGAGTGCGATAGCTGGTTCGTCTGTACAGAGCGCGAGATGGGATACCGGCTCAGAAGCCTCTATCCGGATCGGGAATTTCTCCTCCCCGAGGATGCGGTCTGTGAGGATATGAAGAAGACGAAGCGGGAAGATCTCCTCCGTTCCCTTCAGAATGGTGTTCATGAAGTGATCATCGATGAGGATGTCCTTGGGCCGGCGAAACGGGCGGTCGAACGGATGATCCGGATCCGGCGGTGA
- the nadC gene encoding carboxylating nicotinate-nucleotide diphosphorylase, translating to MMMEDSLRRFLAEDLPFGDITSEATIPQTEGRAVIIARETMVIAGIEEAVFLFNECGVRADAAIPEGEWADPNQTILTMTGPVHGILAAERTVLNLMGRMSGIATATSRFGRVIESAMPGARIAGTRKTAPGLRFFDKKAIRIGGGEPHRYSLSDAILIKDNHLAIAGIDEAIRRAKAFSAFRVIECEVERPEDAIIAASAGADIILLDNMSPKTVMKTIDLLKEAGLRERVTIELSGGITPKNAGSYAGCEVDLVSSGWLTHSVRNADLSLDIKKAEKIVRI from the coding sequence ATGATGATGGAGGATTCGCTCCGGAGGTTTCTGGCAGAGGATCTCCCCTTCGGGGATATCACATCAGAAGCGACGATCCCACAAACCGAGGGCCGGGCAGTGATCATCGCACGGGAGACGATGGTGATCGCCGGTATTGAGGAGGCGGTATTCCTCTTTAACGAATGCGGTGTCCGGGCAGACGCTGCCATACCCGAGGGAGAATGGGCAGATCCCAACCAGACCATCCTCACCATGACCGGGCCTGTTCATGGGATCCTCGCCGCTGAACGGACGGTTCTGAACCTGATGGGGAGGATGTCAGGGATTGCGACCGCAACCAGCCGGTTCGGGCGGGTGATCGAATCGGCGATGCCCGGAGCACGGATCGCCGGGACCCGGAAGACCGCTCCGGGCCTTCGGTTCTTTGACAAAAAAGCGATCCGGATCGGGGGGGGAGAGCCGCACCGGTACTCCCTCTCGGATGCTATCCTGATAAAAGATAATCATCTCGCCATCGCCGGGATTGATGAGGCGATCCGGCGTGCAAAGGCCTTCTCGGCATTCAGGGTGATCGAGTGTGAGGTGGAGAGGCCCGAGGATGCGATCATCGCCGCATCCGCTGGTGCAGACATTATTCTCCTCGACAACATGAGTCCAAAGACCGTGATGAAGACCATTGACCTCCTCAAAGAAGCAGGGCTTCGTGAGAGGGTGACAATTGAGCTTTCCGGAGGGATCACGCCGAAGAACGCGGGATCCTATGCAGGATGCGAGGTTGATCTCGTCTCCTCCGGATGGCTGACCCATTCCGTCCGGAACGCGGACCTGAGCCTCGATATCAAAAAAGCTGAAAAGATTGTGAGAATTTAG